The segment AAGGATACAGAACAGGAGTTAGCAAATTCTCCTGTTGGCCAGATCCATTCCAGTTGCTCATTTTTGTATTGCCCATGAACTGAGActgatttttacattaaaaaataaactatatacCTCATAttattctgtttaaaattttttactattattttttgacCCTAtggcacagcatgtgggatcttagttcctcaaccaaggatTGACCTGGAGCCCCTTACCTtgaaagcatggaatcttaaccagtggaccactagggaagtccctgatttttacactttaaatggtaaaaaacacaaagaatattTTGTTGTGATTGTAAAACTTAACATGAAGTTAAATTTCATTGtctatatataaagttttatttgaacACAATCATACCCACTTGTTTACATATTACCTCTGGCTGCTTTCATTTTATAACTGCAGAGATGAATAGCTGGGTCAGAGCCTGTATGgcccacaaagtctaaaatatttatgtgACCCTTTAAAAGAAGTCTGTAGGTCCTCTAACACTGAAGTTTTCAGTACTCTCAACCAGCTTGACCTAATTGACATAATGGAATAGTCTCTCCAGCACCATCAGGATACATACTCAAGTACACATGAAGTGGTCTGCAAGGTAGACTATATGCTGGGTCCTTAAATAGGTCTCAGTTAAACATGAGTGCATTAAGGTATTAGAGTTGTATCAgaactagaaattttaaaaaatgatactcaAATATTTGAGAAGAAATCTCCAATTGcttagaaaaagaaagtaatacaggtatacatgtacatatatccccttcttcttgaacctctctcccatctccctccccaccccacccctccaagttgacacagagcccctgtttgagtttcctgagaaatACAGCACATTCCCATTGGCTCcctgttttgcatatggtaatgtaagtttcctgttactctctccatacatctcaccctcctcccttatgtatctatgtatacacatatatatgtctacctatggctgattcatgttgaggtttgacagaaaacaacaaaattctgtaaagcaattatcctttaattaaaaaataaatttggggtTCCTCCCTCCCTAAGATGGCAGCAGCCGAAGACGAGTTACTGCGCCTGCGGCTCCCCGAGGTGTTTGAAACCAGCAAGCAGCTTTTGGACGAAGTGGAAATCGCAACTGAACCCACCGGCTCCCGAATAATCCAAGATAAGGTGTTCAAGGGACTGGACCTCCTGAAGAAGGCTGCTGAAATGTTGTCGCAGCTCGACTTGTTCAGCCAAAATGACGATTTGGAGGAGATCGCGTCCACCGACCTGAAGTACCTGATGGTGCCAGCATTTCAAGGAGCATTCGCCATGAAACAAGTCAGTCCCAGCAAGCGTCTAGATCATTTGCAGTGGGCTCGAGAACACTTTTTAAACTACTTAACTCAGTGCCAGTACTATCATGTGGCAAAGTTTGAGCTGCCCAAAACCAAGACCAACTCAGCTGAAAATAACACTGCTAATTCCTCCATGGCCTATCCTAGCATTGTTGATATGGCATCTCAGAGACAGGCCAAAAAAGAGAGATACAAGCAGAAGAAGGAGGTGGAGCATAGGTTGTCTGCACTGAAATCTGCTGTGGAAAGTGGTCAAGCAGATGATGAGCATGTTCGTGAATATTATCTCCTTCACCTTCGAAGGTGGATTGGTATCAGCTTAGAAGAGATTGAGAGCATTGACCAGGAGATAAAGCTCTTGAGAGAAAAAGACTCCACAAACGAGGCATCAACTTCTCAGTCATCTCATCAGGACAGGCCTCCAATGAAACCGTTTGTTCTCACTCAGAACATAGCCCAAGCCAAAGTATTTGGAGCTGGTTATCCAAGTCTGGCATCTATGACAGTGAATGACTGGTATGAACAGCATCAGAAATTTGGAGCTTTACCAGATCAGGAAATAGCCAAGACAACGTCAGAGTTCAAAAGAGCAGCTCAGCAGCAAGAAGATCAGGAGcatgaggaggaagaggatgatGAACAGGCGGTCCGCAGAGCTCGGGAGTGGGATGACTGGAAGGACACCCATCCTAGAGGCTTTGGCAACCGGCAGAACATGGGTTAGCCTCCCCACAACAAGACAGGACAACAGGGGCTGACATCTTCCCTGCCAAGGACAATAGTGCTGTCTCCCCCTCGCTGGTCTTCTGCTCCAGCTGTGTACAACAAAGGCAGAGATGCTTAGTCTTGCTTAGCGTTCAATAAAATGTCAAGCAATGAAGTGTGTATTTGTACCCTAAATGATAAGCCAGAAATCTTGTTTTGGCATTAATCATTCTCATCatggtatattttaattttcttaagtgGAAAGAAAAGAGGACTGAGAAATGGCTCTGTATAATCAATCAATGGTTGTATgagttatctttaaaaaaaaacaaggtccCTTCTATCACATGTGGCtgtgcagaaaataaataaatgaaacaattttttttaaaagtaacacaTAATCCATGGATCAAATAAGAAATCACAGGGAAATTAGAAGATATTTTGAAGtgaattaaaaggaaaacatggCTTACTAAAGTTTATAGGATTCAGCCAGAGCTGTTCTTCAGAGAAAATTTAcatctttaaatgttttatgagaaaaggagaaaatgtttaaaatgaataaGCTTCTAAGTGTAGCATGAGAAGGACAAATTAAACCCCAAGTAAATAGaggaatgaaaatattaaatatgaaaagaaaagttaatgatgaagaaaatgaggattAATGAAAGCAGTAGCTGCTTTTTAATAgagcaataaaattaataaacttctAGGTAGACAGAAAAAGAAGGTAAGTTACCAGAATCAAGAAGGATCCTGTAGACATTAAAAAGGTACTTTTATGgactgaatactggagtggattgccatgtcctcctccaggggatcttcccgacccagggattgaacctgtgtctcttcggtctcctgcattggcaggagggttctttaccactggtgccacctgggaagacctggagaagttatttgaaatcctaaaagataatgcttttAAAccgctgcattcaatatgccagcaaatttggaaaactcggcagtggccacaggagtgggaaaggtcagttttcatttcaatcccagagaaaggcaatgccagaaaattttcaaactaccacacagttgcactcatctcacgcattggcaaagtaacgctcaaaagtctccaagtcaggcttcaacagtacatgaacttccagatgttcaagctggatttagaaaaggcagaggaaccagagagcaaattgccgacattcgctggatcatcaaaaaaacaagagtgaagttgcccagttgtgtccgattctttgcgatcccatggactgtggcataccaggctcctccatccatggaattttccagggaagagtactggagtgggttgccatttccttctccaagggatcttcccgacccaagaatcgaacccgggtctcccgcacttcAGGGAGActctttaacgtctgagccaccaggaaagcccccaaagTTGTGCCTTGCCCCCCCCCTCCTGTTTCACCCTTAATAGGAAGAGACTAAGTTAGGGCCCA is part of the Cervus elaphus chromosome 16, mCerEla1.1, whole genome shotgun sequence genome and harbors:
- the LOC122673073 gene encoding immunoglobulin-binding protein 1-like, yielding MAAAEDELLRLRLPEVFETSKQLLDEVEIATEPTGSRIIQDKVFKGLDLLKKAAEMLSQLDLFSQNDDLEEIASTDLKYLMVPAFQGAFAMKQVSPSKRLDHLQWAREHFLNYLTQCQYYHVAKFELPKTKTNSAENNTANSSMAYPSIVDMASQRQAKKERYKQKKEVEHRLSALKSAVESGQADDEHVREYYLLHLRRWIGISLEEIESIDQEIKLLREKDSTNEASTSQSSHQDRPPMKPFVLTQNIAQAKVFGAGYPSLASMTVNDWYEQHQKFGALPDQEIAKTTSEFKRAAQQQEDQEHEEEEDDEQAVRRAREWDDWKDTHPRGFGNRQNMG